In Deltaproteobacteria bacterium, the following proteins share a genomic window:
- a CDS encoding DUF2283 domain-containing protein — protein sequence MRKVRYSKDVDALLVELSDKPIDYAKKEGQIIVHFTKEGEPVLLEILDAKKFIINSFTTLVEEKEVALS from the coding sequence ATGAGAAAAGTTAGATACAGTAAGGATGTAGATGCACTTCTTGTTGAGTTGTCGGATAAACCAATTGATTATGCTAAAAAAGAAGGACAGATAATCGTCCACTTCACGAAAGAGGGAGAACCTGTTCTCTTAGAAATTTTGGATGCCAAAAAATTTATAATAAACTCTTTTACTACCCTTGTTGAAGAAAAAGAAGTTGCTTTGTCTTGA
- a CDS encoding DUF4258 domain-containing protein, giving the protein MDEGGSKSKVRDVIFSQHALLKIEILRRHSMIIKESFIRDAVTNPDKIISGYKGRYIAQKKLDEEHILRVIYERRKEDVLIITFYPARRERYEKS; this is encoded by the coding sequence ATCGATGAGGGGGGGAGTAAAAGTAAAGTGAGAGATGTAATATTTAGCCAACATGCGTTATTGAAGATTGAAATATTAAGAAGGCACAGTATGATAATAAAAGAAAGTTTTATTAGAGATGCGGTTACCAATCCTGATAAAATTATCTCTGGATATAAAGGTAGGTACATTGCACAGAAGAAATTAGATGAGGAACATATACTTCGCGTTATCTACGAAAGACGGAAAGAAGATGTTTTAATAATAACTTTTTATCCTGCAAGGAGGGAAAGGTATGAGAAAAGTTAG